The Bombus fervidus isolate BK054 chromosome 8, iyBomFerv1, whole genome shotgun sequence genome window below encodes:
- the Fatp3 gene encoding fatty acid transport protein 3, which produces MAVYELVIAVLSVFIGVYLFTGKRRRFIYLLYKTLPRDVLGAYRFVRVNVLLWWWEWQNFTVAKLFTRHATANPDKIAFIFEDKEWSYRELEEYSNQLGRYFHGKSLSREDSVGLILESRPEYVGIWLGLSKAGLVGALLNTNLRQDVLVHSIKAANCKAVIFGSNFKDAINEIRERIPNVALYQWSELPDTPCLEGAIDLNPEISNVDSSPLDTVALGTPRDKLIYIYTSGTTGMPKAAVITNLRYMLMSCGVNSMLNLRPTDRIYNSLPLYHTAGGLIGVGQALLRGITVVLRRRFSASKFWSDCVHYECTIAQYIGEICRYLLTAPSASCDTTHKVRLMFGNGLRPQIWKPFVERFGVKQIGEFYGATEGNSNLVNIDNKIGAVGFVPLCAGSLYPVALLRVDEETGEPLREPDGLCIRCKPGESGIFVGKINPKRVLNDFSGYVDRKASEQKILRDVFRKGDRVFNSGDILLMDEFGYFYFKDRTGDTFRWHGENVATSEVEAVVSNLIGLKDAAVYGVEVPGTEGKAGMAAVYDPENTLNIKEMAEGLKKSLPSYARPLFVRVLSELPMTGTFKLKKKDLQEDGFNIKKVSDPIYFLDNSGVYVKLTEEIYNNILDGKIRL; this is translated from the exons ATGGCAGTGTACGAGTTGGTGATCGCGGTTTTGTCCGTATTTATCGGCGTTTATTTGTTCACGGGAAAACGACGACGCTTCATTTACTTGCTCTACAAAACCTTGCCTAGAGACGTGCT GGGCGCATACAGGTTCGTTCGAGTGAACGTGTTGCTATGGTGGTGGGAGTGGCAAAACTTCACGGTGGCGAAATTATTCACGAGGCACGCCACTGCTAACCCCGACAAGATTGCATTCATCTTCGAGGACAAAGAATGGAGTTATCGGGAG CTGGAAGAATACAGCAATCAATTGGGACGTTACTTCCATGGAAAATCTTTGTCTCGCGAAGATAGCGTTGGCTTGATCTTGGAAAGTCGGCCTGAGTACGTAGGTATCTGGTTGGGTCTAAGCAAAGCCGGCTTAGTGGGTGCCCTTCTTAACACAAACCTTCGGCAGGATGTTCTGGTGCATAGTATCAAGGCTGCTAATTGCAAGGCTGTCATCTTTGGATCAAATTTTAAAGATG CTATTAACGAAATCAGGGAGAGAATTCCGAACGTGGCACTATATCAGTGGTCAGAATTGCCCGATACCCCGTGTTTGGAAGGAGCAATCGATCTGAACCCGGAAATCAGCAACGTCGATTCCAGCCCCTTGGATACCGTGGCTCTTGGCACCCCTAGAGACaaattgatttatatatacacatctGGCACCACGGGGATGCCGAAAGCTGCCGTTATTACCaatttaag GTACATGCTGATGTCGTGCGGCGTGAATTCTATGCTGAACCTACGACCGACCGATCGAATTTACAATTCTTTACCACTCTATCACACGGCTGGGGGATTAATTGGAGTAGGTCAAGCATTACTGAGAGGAATCACGGTTGTTCTCCGCAGACGCTTCAGCGCCTCCAAATTTTGGTCGGATTGCGTCCATTATGAATGCACG ATAGCCCAATACATCGGCGAGATCTGTCGGTATCTGCTCACCGCGCCATCAGCTTCGTGTGACACCACGCACAAAGTTCGATTAATGTTTGGAAACGGTCTCAGACCCCAGATTTGGAAACCTTTCGTGGAGAGATTTGGCGTGAAACAAATAGGCGAATTTTACGGTGCCACTGAAGGGAATTCGAATCTTG TGAACATCGATAACAAGATTGGCGCAGTGGGATTCGTGCCACTCTGCGCTGGTTCCTTGTATCCTGTAGCGTTATTGAGAGTTGACGAAGAGACTGGAGAACCTTTGAGAGAACCAGACGGCCTGTGTATTCGTTGCAAACCTG GAGAGTCAGGTATTTTCGTGGGTAAAATCAATCCAAAGAGGGTGTTAAACGACTTCTCTGGATACGTAGATAGGAAAGCGTCGGAACAAAAAATTCTTCGCGATGTTTTTCGAAAAGGAGACCGAGTCTTCAATTCTG GTGATATTTTACTCATGGATGAATTTGGATACTTCTACTTTAAGGATAGGACTGGTGACACGTTTAG GTGGCACGGTGAAAATGTCGCCACTTCTGAGGTAGAGGCTGTTGTCAGCAACTTGATAGGTTTAAAGGACGCAGCTGTATATGGAGTCGAG GTACCTGGAACTGAAGGAAAAGCTGGAATGGCTGCCGTTTATGATCCAGAAAACACTCTGAACATCAAAGAAATGGCAGAAGGTTTAAAAAAATCTTTGCCATCGTATGCCAGACCTCTTTTCGTTCGGGTCCTATCAGAATTACCCATGACTG gcACATTTAAGTTGAAGAAAAAGGATCTTCAAGAAGATGGATTCAATATTAAAaag GTTTCAGATCCAATTTATTTCCTTGACAACTCTGGTGTCTATGTGAAGTTGACGgaagaaatttataacaatatactCGATGGGAAGATCCGATTGTGA
- the LOC139990147 gene encoding 5-oxoprolinase, protein MSNEKFEFAIDRGGTFTDVYARCPGGKIRVMKLLSVDPANYEDAPREGIRRILEQETGKKISGEIDTSLISWIRMGTTVATNALLERKGARMALLINEGFRDLLFIGNQARPNIFDLQVITPEVLYERVVEVKCRVIPALPGKCHLDSKKWRRVKGSTGEDLFITQELDEEKLKLDLKELRRSGIESLAVVLAHSYTFAEHEIRVGELAKLVGFSQVSLSHEVMPMTRIVPRGFTASADAYLTPHIKQYLQGFSSGFKDKLKGVNVLFMQSDGGLTPMNSFNGSRAILSGPAGGVVGYAMTTYGKETDLPVIGFDMGGTSTDVSRYGGNYEHVYESTTAGVTIQAAQLDVNTVAAGGGSMLFFRSGLFEVGPESAGAHPGPACYKKNGPLAVTDANLALGRLLPEYFPKIFGPNENEPLDKSRTMEAFQTLTNQINEFLATEEHRPKMTVEEVAMGFIRVANETMCRPIRALTQAKGYDTSRHVLACFGGAGGQHACAIARSLGMGTVFVHKYAGILSAYGMALADVVEEAQEPSAEIYEQESFARLDERLDALEKKVREKVAAQGFPDSYIETEFFLHLRYQGTDCALMCTPSKNSENKATKHGDFLTTFLERYQTEFGFVMSNRKILVNDIRVRGTGKIDIQEDPHLPFSNVSPKVEKTTMVYFENSYQETKVYQLHSLSPGHVIHGPAIIMDSLSTLLIEPDCTASITSRGDVKITIGQGLRAEVTTELDTIQLSIFSHRFMSIAEQMGRILQRTAISTNIKERLDFSCAVFGPDGGLVSNAPHIPVHLGAMQETVQYQMKAFNGEFSKGDVILANHPCAGGSHLPDLTVITPVFYRDVEKPVFFVASRGHHADIGGITPGSMPPHSTSLLQEGATFKSFLLVHKGVFREKELTEALMAPGKIPGSSGTRNLSDNLSDLKAQIAANHKGSLLVNELIDIYGLDVVQAYMGHIQHNAEVAVRDMLKSVGKKLLEQTGNTVATAVDYLDDGSPIQLLLNIDVDKGEAVCDFTGTGYEVWGNCNAPRAITLSALIYCLRCIVGRDVPLNQGCLKPVKVIIPKGSLLDPSEEAAVVGGNVLTSQRVVDVVLQAFGACAASQGCMNNVTLGTEEWGYYETVAGGSGAGPTWDGRGGVHTHMTNTRITDPEILELRYPVILNRFSLRPGSGGPGAHPGGDGVVREMTFRASMMLSILTERRVHSPPGLAGGRPGQKGRNTLQRADGRRINVGPKTAVPVCPGDTFILETPGGGGYGFPGEKMSSMQKTSQGFVERGSVFEYRKAQESV, encoded by the exons ATGAGCAACGAGAAATTCGAGTTCGCTATAGATCGCGGCGGTACGTTTACCGACGTGTACGCCAGATGTCCAGGCGGGAAGATTCGGGTGATGAAACTGCTCTCTGTAGATCCTGCCAACTACGAGGACGCGCCACGCGAAGGAATTCGCAGAATTCTTGAACAG GAAACTGGAAAGAAAATCAGTGGGGAAATAGATACATCGTTGATATCATGGATTCGAATGGGTACGACAGTTGCTACGAATGCTCTTTTAGAAAGAAAAGGTGCGAGAATGGCGCTCCTGATAAACGAAGGGTTCAGGGATCTTCTTTTTATAGGAAATCAAGCACGACCGAATATATTCGACTTg cAAGTAATTACACCGGAGGTATTATATGAAAGAGTAGTCGAAGTTAAATGTAGGGTAATACCTGCATTGCCTGGTAAATGTCACTTGGATAGTAAAAAATGGCGTAGAGTGAAGGGATCTACGGGCGAGGATCTTTTTATTACTCAAGAACTTGACGAAGAGAAATTAAAACTAGATCTGAAGGAATTAAGAAGATCGGGAATTGAAAGTTTAGCTGTGGTTCTCGCGCACAGTTACAC aTTTGCGGAACACGAGATAAGAGTAGGTGAGTTGGCGAAACTGGTCGGTTTTTCGCAAGTCTCGCTTTCTCACGAAGTTATGCCCATGACGAGGATAGTTCCTCGAGGATTCACTGCTTCTGCCGATGCATATTTGACACCGCATATTAAACAATACTTGCAG GGATTCTCCTCTGGTTTCAAAGATAAATTGAAAGGGGTGAACGTTTTGTTCATGCAGAGCGATGGCGGATTGACTCCGATGAATTC ATTCAATGGGTCTCGAGCCATTCTTTCTGGTCCTGCCGGCGGTGTAGTTGGTTATGCGATGACTACTTATGGCAAAGAGACCGATTTACCGGTGATCGGGTTCGATATGGGTGGCACCTCAACTGATGTCAGTCGTTATGGCGGTAACTATGAGCACGTCTACGAGAGCACGACTGCTGGCGTCACGATCCAGGCTGCACAG TTGGACGTGAACACAGTTGCGGCAGGAGGTGGATCGATGCTTTTCTTCAGGTCGGGTCTCTTCGAGGTAGGACCTGAGAGCGCTGGAGCCCATCCTGGTCCGGCGTGCTACAAGAAGAACGGTCCTCTGGCTGTCACTGATGCGAATCTAGCTTTGGGAAGACTCTTGCCGGAATATTTCCCGAAGATATTTGGTCCGAATGAGAATGAACCACTGGACAAGTCTCGAACGATGGAAGCTTTCCAAACACTTACGAATCAA ATAAACGAATTTCTAGCGACAGAGGAGCATAGACCGAAGATGACCGTCGAAGAAGTAGCAATGGGATTCATCAGAGTGGCTAACGAAACTATGTGTCGACCAATACGAGCTTTAACACAG GCAAAAGGCTATGACACATCTCGCCACGTTTTGGCGTGTTTCGGAGGTGCAGGTGGGCAACACGCGTGTGCTATTGCACGTTCTCTAGGAATGGGGACTGTCTTCGTTCATAAATACGCTGGAATTTTGTCGGCCTACGGAATGGCCCTGGCTGATGTCGTGGAAGAAGCTCAGGAACCCAGTGCGGAAATTTATGAACAAg aATCATTTGCACGTTTGGATGAGCGTCTAGATGCCTTAGAAAAGAAGGTCCGAGAAAAGGTAGCTGCTCAAGGATTTCCTGATTCTTATATAGAGACGGAATTTTTCCTGCATTTGCGCTATCAAGGAACAGATTGCGCCCTAATGTGTACTCCTAgtaaaaattctgaaaataagGCCACGAAGCATGGAGATTTCCTTACTACGTTCTTGGAAAG GTATCAAACAGAGTTTGGTTTCGTTATGTCCAACCGAAAGATTCTGGTGAACGACATAAGAGTAAGAGGCACGGGAAAGATTGATATCCAGGAAGATCCACATCTACCTTTCTCCAATGTTTCACCAAAGGTAGAAAAG ACTACCATGGTGTACTTTGAAAATAGTTACCAGGAGACCAAAGTGTACCAATTGCATTCTCTCTCACCTGGCCACGTGATTCACGGGCCGGCCATTATAATGGACAGCCTGAGCACTCTTTTGATCGAGCCCGATTGCACCGCATCGATCACATCTCGCGGCGATGTGAAGATAACGATCGGTCAAGGGCTAAGGGCCGAGGTCACGACCGAACTGGATACCATTCAACTGAGCATCTTCTCTCATCGTTTCATGAGCATCGCCGAACAAATGGGCAG GATTCTTCAGCGGACCGCTATCTCAACGAACATCAAGGAGCGTTTGGATTTTTCATGTGCGGTTTTTGGTCCCGATGGTGGTCTGGTTTCCAATGCTCCGCACATACCCGTGCACCTGGGTGCCATGCAGGAAACGGTTCAGTATCAAATGAAGGCTTTCAACGGTGAATTTTCAAAGGGGGACGTGATCCTCGCGAATCATCCTTGCGCCGGAGGATCGCACCTTCCAGATCTTACTGTCATCACCCCCGTGTTTTACAG AGACGTAGAGAAGCCAGTGTTTTTTGTAGCCAGCAGAGGACATCATGCTGACATAGGAGGCATTACACCTGGCTCCATGCCACCACATTCAACCTCTTTGCTCCAG GAAGGAGCGACTTTCAAGAGTTTCTTGTTGGTGCACAAAGGGGTATTTAGAGAGAAAGAGTTGACAGAAGCGTTGATGGCACCTGGAAAGATCCCGGGAAGTTCCGGAACCAGAAATCTGTCTGACAATCTAAGCGATCTCAAGGCTCAGATTGCAGCCAATCACAAA GGGTCACTGTTGGTCAATGAACTGATCGATATATACGGTCTCGATGTAGTGCAAGCTTACATGGGTCATATTCAACACAACGCTGAGGTTGCTGTGAGGGATATGTTAAAATCTGTTGGAAAAAAGCTTCTTGAGCAAACTGGTAACACTGTAGCAACTGCAGTAGATTATCTGGATGACGGAAGTCCTATTCAGCTCCTTTTGAACATTGACGTGGACAAGGGCGAAGCAGTCTGTGATTTTAC tGGTACAGGGTATGAAGTATGGGGCAACTGTAACGCGCCTAGGGCTATTACTCTTTCTGCGTTAATTTATTGTCTGAGATGTATAGTGGGTAGAGATGTTCCTTTGAATCAG GGTTGCCTAAAGCCCGTAAAGGTAATTATTCCAAAAGGGTCTCTTTTAGATCCTTCAGAGGAGGCAGCGGTGGTCGGTGGCAACGTGCTCACATCTCAACGCGTAGTTGATGTAGTTTTGCAAGCTTTCGGGGCTTGTGCAGCGTCACAGGGTTGCATGAACAATGTGACGCTTGGCACTGAGGAATGGGGTTATTACGAAACTGTTGCTGGAGGCAGTGGAGCC GGACCAACATGGGATGGTAGAGGAGGAGTTCACACACACATGACAAATACAAGAATCACCGATCCAGAGATATTAGAACTTCGTTATCCAGTTATTCTTAACAGGTTTTCTCTTCGACCCGGAAGCGGAGGACCTGGTGCTCATCCTGGTGGCGATGGTGTCGTTCGTGAAATGACATTTAG AGCATCCATGATGTTGTCTATATTGACGGAAAGAAGAGTGCATAGTCCACCAGGACTAGCAGGAGGACGGCCAGGTCAGAAAGGACGAAACACGTTACAAAGAGCCGATGGTAGAAGAATTAATGTAGGCCCCAAAACCGCGGTACCTGTTTGCCCTGGG GATACGTTCATTCTGGAAACTCCTGGAGGCGGTGGCTACGGTTTTCCCGGCGAAAAAATGTCATCGATGCAGAAAACTTCTCAAGGATTCGTCGAACGTGGTAGCGTGTTCGAATATAGAAAAGCACAAGAAtctgtataa
- the LOC139990232 gene encoding cytochrome b-c1 complex subunit 7: MSKIFRIFKPSIGLIKRYQSQIQNNRNTWRMKIKKQAFYLSGYHKYGLYTHDIFYDQDPVIREALRRLPIQVLDSRNFRLIRASQLDFLKIHLPKEKWITFEQDMEYRYLNPYIEEIKAERDEIYQFGCTNYSDSDWPSCEIK, translated from the exons ATGTCAAAGATATTTAGGATATTTAAACCGTCCATTGGATTGATCAAGCGTTATCAAAGTCAGATTCAAAACAATCGCAACACTTGGAGAATGAAGATTAAGAAACAAGCGTTCTATTTGTCCGGATATCACAAATATGGACTATATACCCACGATATATTTTACGACCAGGACCCTGTGATAAGAGAGGCATTACGTCGACTGCCAATACAAGTGTTAGACAGCAGAAATTTTAG GCTCATACGTGCCTCTCAATTGGACTTTCTGAAAATACATTTGCCCAAGGAAAAATGGATCACGTTTGAACAAGATATGGAGTATCGATATCTGAACCCGTACATAGAAGAAATCAAGGCGGAGAGAGACGAGATTTACCAGTTTGGTTGCACTAATTATTCTGACAGCGACTGGCCTAGttgcgaaataaaataa